Proteins co-encoded in one Xanthomonas campestris pv. badrii genomic window:
- the purT gene encoding formate-dependent phosphoribosylglycinamide formyltransferase has product MTTLGTPLSPSATRVLLLGSGELGKEVAIELQRFGVEVIAADRYANAPAMQVAHRSHVLNMLDPAALRALIASERPHLIVPEIEAIHTETLVALEREQGQKVIPTARAARLTMDREGIRRLAAETLGLPTSPYRFVDTAAQYREAIAAVGLPCVVKPVMSSSGKGQSTLRSEADIDAAWEYAQTGGRAGAGRCIVEGFIDFDYEITLLTVRHAGGTSYCDPIGHWQQDGDYRESWQPQPMSEAALRRSQQIAKAITDDLGGWGLFGVELFVKGDEVWFSEVSPRPHDTGLVTLVSQDLSEFALHARAILGLPVGAEDGGVIRQSGPSASCALLAHGNGVPVFDAVADALRDPDTALRLFGKPRVDGHRRVGVTLARAQSIDAAREKARVAAAALTIQLQG; this is encoded by the coding sequence ATGACCACCCTCGGCACCCCGCTGTCGCCTTCCGCCACCCGCGTGCTGCTGCTGGGCTCGGGCGAACTGGGCAAGGAAGTGGCGATCGAGCTGCAGCGCTTCGGTGTGGAGGTGATCGCGGCCGACCGCTACGCGAATGCGCCGGCGATGCAGGTGGCGCATCGCTCGCACGTGCTGAACATGCTCGATCCCGCCGCCTTGCGCGCGCTGATCGCCAGCGAGCGGCCGCACCTGATCGTGCCGGAGATCGAGGCCATCCATACCGAGACCCTGGTGGCGCTGGAACGCGAGCAGGGCCAGAAGGTCATCCCCACCGCGCGCGCCGCGCGCCTGACCATGGACCGCGAAGGCATCCGCCGTCTGGCTGCCGAAACGCTGGGCCTGCCGACCTCGCCATACCGCTTCGTCGACACCGCCGCGCAATACCGCGAGGCGATCGCCGCGGTTGGCCTGCCCTGCGTGGTCAAGCCGGTGATGTCGTCCTCCGGCAAGGGCCAGAGCACGTTGCGCAGCGAGGCCGATATCGATGCCGCGTGGGAGTACGCGCAGACCGGTGGGCGCGCCGGTGCCGGCCGCTGCATCGTCGAAGGCTTCATCGATTTCGATTACGAAATCACCTTGCTCACCGTGCGGCATGCCGGCGGCACCTCGTACTGCGATCCCATCGGCCACTGGCAGCAGGACGGCGATTACCGCGAAAGCTGGCAGCCGCAGCCGATGTCGGAGGCTGCATTGCGTCGCTCGCAGCAGATCGCAAAAGCCATCACCGACGACCTCGGCGGCTGGGGCCTGTTCGGCGTGGAGCTGTTCGTCAAGGGCGACGAGGTGTGGTTCAGCGAAGTGTCGCCGCGTCCGCACGACACCGGTCTGGTCACGCTGGTCTCGCAGGACCTGAGCGAATTCGCGCTGCATGCCCGCGCCATTCTCGGCTTGCCGGTGGGCGCGGAAGATGGCGGGGTGATCCGTCAGAGTGGCCCGTCGGCCTCCTGCGCGCTGTTGGCGCATGGCAATGGCGTGCCGGTGTTCGACGCCGTGGCCGACGCGCTGCGCGACCCGGATACCGCGCTGCGACTGTTCGGCAAACCGCGCGTGGATGGTCACCGCCGTGTCGGCGTCACGCTGGCGCGCGCGCAGAGCATCGATGCTGCACGTGAGAAAGCGCGTGTTGCGGCTGCGGCGCTGACGATCCAGCTGCAGGGCTGA
- a CDS encoding response regulator, with translation MIRVCLVDDQTLVRQGIRSLLALDNGIEVVAEASDGKQAVEQIPQIQPDVVLMDMRMPVMSGLEALQMLSRNGTLPPTIILTTFDDDQLVLAGLKAGAKGYLLKDVSLEQLVGAIRTVADGGSLVQPAVTQRLLSGLEHMRNEFVSLDRPDPLTDRETEILRLMASGFSNKEIANSLGVAEGTIKNHVSNILSKLGVRDRTRAVLKAFELQLV, from the coding sequence ATGATCCGTGTGTGCCTGGTCGACGACCAAACCCTGGTGCGCCAGGGGATCCGCTCGCTGTTGGCGCTGGATAACGGCATCGAGGTGGTGGCCGAGGCCTCGGACGGAAAGCAGGCGGTGGAGCAGATTCCGCAGATCCAGCCCGACGTGGTGCTGATGGACATGCGCATGCCGGTGATGTCCGGCCTGGAGGCGCTGCAGATGCTCTCGCGCAACGGCACGCTGCCGCCGACCATCATCCTGACCACCTTCGACGACGACCAGCTGGTCCTGGCCGGGCTCAAGGCCGGCGCCAAGGGCTACCTGCTCAAGGATGTCTCGCTGGAGCAGCTGGTCGGGGCCATCCGCACCGTGGCCGATGGCGGTTCGCTGGTGCAGCCGGCAGTGACCCAGCGCCTGCTCTCGGGCCTGGAACACATGCGCAACGAGTTCGTCAGCCTGGACCGGCCCGATCCGCTCACCGACCGCGAGACCGAAATCCTGCGATTGATGGCCAGCGGCTTTTCCAACAAGGAGATCGCCAATTCGCTGGGCGTGGCCGAGGGCACCATCAAGAATCACGTCTCCAACATCCTCTCCAAGCTCGGCGTACGCGACCGTACCCGCGCGGTACTGAAGGCGTTCGAACTGCAACTGGTCTGA
- a CDS encoding DNA-3-methyladenine glycosylase family protein, which produces MPRHARGFDVEAAFAHLARRDRALGAWMKRIGPIAPQPGWRKPFDPVDALARAILFQQLSGKAASTIVARVEVAIGASRLHADTLARVDDAALRACGVSGNKALALRDLAQRELAGEIPSLRQLAFMSDQAIVDALVPVRGIGRWTVEMMLMFRLGRPDLLPIDDLGVRKGAQRVDKHDQMPAPRALAERGERWGPYRTYAAFYLWKIADFSVAAKVPTPRSQE; this is translated from the coding sequence ATGCCGCGGCATGCGCGCGGGTTCGATGTAGAGGCCGCCTTCGCGCATCTGGCCCGGCGCGATCGCGCGCTGGGCGCCTGGATGAAGCGTATCGGCCCCATCGCGCCGCAGCCGGGTTGGCGCAAGCCGTTCGACCCGGTGGATGCGTTGGCGCGGGCGATCCTGTTCCAGCAGCTCAGTGGCAAGGCCGCGTCCACCATCGTGGCACGGGTGGAGGTGGCCATCGGCGCGAGCCGGTTGCATGCCGACACGCTGGCGCGCGTGGACGATGCCGCGCTGCGCGCCTGCGGTGTGTCCGGCAACAAGGCATTGGCGCTACGCGATCTGGCGCAGCGCGAACTGGCCGGTGAGATTCCTTCGCTGCGCCAATTGGCCTTCATGTCCGACCAAGCCATTGTCGATGCGCTGGTGCCGGTGCGCGGCATCGGTCGCTGGACGGTGGAGATGATGCTGATGTTCCGCCTGGGCCGCCCGGACCTGCTGCCCATCGACGACCTGGGCGTGCGCAAGGGTGCCCAGCGCGTGGACAAGCACGACCAGATGCCTGCCCCCAGGGCATTGGCCGAACGCGGCGAACGCTGGGGCCCGTACCGCACCTACGCCGCGTTTTATCTATGGAAGATCGCCGACTTCAGCGTGGCCGCCAAGGTGCCGACACCGCGTTCCCAGGAGTGA
- a CDS encoding DUF423 domain-containing protein, producing the protein MALLDRRKKHPSLLAFCGGLLAAMAVGLSAYASHGVADALVQSRLQLASLYAFGHGAVLTVLGATETRVLGRGGLYLLLLGTLLFAGSLAGGALLHWPTSLAPVGGVSLMLGWVVLAIGALRR; encoded by the coding sequence ATGGCTTTGCTCGACCGTCGTAAGAAACACCCCTCATTGCTGGCGTTCTGCGGCGGCCTGCTGGCCGCCATGGCAGTCGGGTTGTCGGCTTACGCCTCGCACGGCGTGGCCGATGCGCTGGTGCAGTCGCGGCTGCAGTTGGCGTCGCTGTATGCGTTCGGCCATGGCGCGGTGCTGACTGTGCTGGGCGCTACCGAAACGCGCGTCCTCGGGCGGGGGGGCCTGTACCTGCTGCTGCTCGGAACGCTGCTGTTTGCCGGCAGCCTGGCCGGCGGCGCGTTGCTGCACTGGCCGACCAGCCTGGCACCGGTGGGCGGCGTCAGCCTGATGCTGGGCTGGGTGGTGCTGGCCATCGGCGCCTTGAGGCGCTGA
- a CDS encoding GNAT family N-acetyltransferase, with protein sequence MSIVIRDVREHELDSVLALNNNAGLAILPLDSTKLQRFYAQAEYFRVAERDGNLAGFLVGFGSGSAHDSSNFAWFRDRHPEFFYIDRIVVASRRRGGGVGRAFYADVQSYTELRYPQLACEVFLDHGADAALLFHGSFGFREVGQNTMPDVDVRASMLMKDMCSYPWVKETYGGTLPEELPWVGRPRHAAATANPSTGT encoded by the coding sequence ATGTCGATCGTCATCCGCGACGTGCGCGAGCACGAGCTCGATTCCGTCCTGGCCCTGAACAACAATGCCGGACTGGCGATCCTGCCGCTGGATTCAACCAAGCTGCAACGGTTCTACGCCCAGGCCGAATATTTCCGCGTCGCCGAGCGCGACGGCAACCTGGCCGGCTTCCTGGTCGGTTTCGGCAGCGGCAGTGCCCATGACAGCAGCAATTTCGCCTGGTTCCGGGACCGTCACCCGGAATTCTTCTATATCGACCGCATCGTGGTTGCCAGCCGCCGTCGCGGCGGCGGCGTCGGGCGGGCGTTCTACGCCGACGTGCAGAGCTACACCGAGCTGCGTTACCCGCAGCTGGCCTGCGAGGTGTTCCTGGACCATGGCGCCGACGCGGCGCTGCTGTTCCATGGCAGCTTCGGCTTCCGCGAAGTGGGCCAGAACACCATGCCGGACGTGGACGTGCGCGCCAGCATGCTGATGAAGGACATGTGCAGCTATCCCTGGGTCAAGGAGACCTACGGCGGCACCTTGCCCGAAGAATTGCCGTGGGTGGGCCGGCCGCGTCATGCCGCCGCCACCGCCAATCCATCGACGGGGACCTGA
- the minE gene encoding cell division topological specificity factor MinE yields the protein MGLLDFLKSKKNTAETAKNRLQIIIAQERNHRGGPDYLPLMQRELLEVIKKYVNIDADAVRVDLVKDGEHDVLDISVALPEDGDK from the coding sequence ATGGGCCTGCTCGATTTTCTCAAGAGCAAGAAGAACACCGCCGAGACGGCCAAGAACCGCCTGCAGATCATCATTGCGCAGGAGCGCAACCACCGCGGCGGGCCGGATTACCTGCCGCTGATGCAGCGCGAATTGCTGGAAGTGATCAAGAAGTACGTCAACATCGACGCCGATGCGGTGCGGGTTGATCTGGTCAAGGACGGCGAGCACGACGTGCTGGATATCTCGGTCGCGCTGCCGGAAGACGGCGACAAGTAA
- the minC gene encoding septum site-determining protein MinC, giving the protein MASVNVDFEQAGELKIGQVGIANLRVRTLDVARLVQEMRERVTRAPKLFGRAAVILDFGGLSQVPDMATAKALLDGLRDAGVLPVALAYGTSEIDLLSQQLGVPLLAKFRAQYEPTAVSPPPPPPPPARAEPAPPAARPAPGRMQRTAVRSGQQLYAEHCDLTVLNTVGAGAEVIADGSIHIYGTLRGRALAGAQGNPDARIFCRDFHAELVAIAGHYKVLDDVPMDLRGKAVQVWLEQDQIKIAALD; this is encoded by the coding sequence GTGGCAAGTGTGAATGTGGATTTTGAACAGGCCGGCGAACTGAAGATCGGCCAGGTGGGCATCGCCAATTTGCGCGTGCGCACCCTGGACGTGGCGCGGCTGGTGCAGGAAATGCGTGAGCGCGTGACCCGCGCGCCCAAGCTGTTCGGGCGTGCGGCGGTGATCCTGGATTTCGGCGGGCTGTCGCAGGTGCCGGACATGGCCACCGCCAAGGCGCTGCTGGATGGCCTGCGCGATGCCGGCGTGCTGCCGGTGGCACTGGCCTACGGCACCAGCGAGATCGACCTGCTGTCACAGCAGCTCGGCGTGCCGTTGCTGGCCAAGTTCCGTGCCCAGTACGAGCCGACCGCGGTCAGCCCGCCACCACCACCACCGCCCCCTGCGCGCGCCGAACCGGCGCCGCCGGCCGCACGCCCGGCGCCTGGCCGCATGCAACGCACCGCGGTGCGCTCGGGCCAGCAGCTGTATGCGGAACACTGCGACCTGACCGTACTCAATACGGTGGGCGCCGGGGCCGAGGTCATCGCCGACGGCAGCATCCATATCTACGGTACCCTGCGTGGCCGCGCTTTGGCCGGCGCGCAGGGCAACCCGGACGCGCGCATCTTCTGCCGCGACTTCCACGCCGAACTGGTTGCCATCGCTGGCCACTACAAGGTGCTGGACGATGTTCCCATGGACCTGCGTGGCAAGGCCGTCCAGGTCTGGCTGGAGCAGGATCAGATCAAGATCGCTGCGCTTGATTGA
- a CDS encoding SPFH domain-containing protein — translation MKEKSLGSFPGIPVIAVSVVVLLLAATVLIAAGMGLLPALSMLPAILVAAGNVFVLVGLYTLEPNQAAVLSLFGKYVGTVKDPGMRWNSPFYAKRRVSQRVRNFESGRLKVNELDGSPIEIAAVIVWQVLDASEAVYNVDDYESFVHIQSEAALRAMATSYPYDQHEEGQISLRSHPSEISEQLKRHLDERLTQAGVDVIEARISHLAYAPEIAQAMLQRQQANAVIAARTRIVAGAVGMVEMALAELQKNGVVQLDEERKAHMVSNLLTVLCSDRGTQPVVNAGSLY, via the coding sequence ATGAAAGAGAAGTCGCTCGGTTCTTTTCCCGGCATTCCAGTGATCGCCGTCAGTGTCGTCGTCCTGCTGCTGGCTGCCACCGTGCTGATCGCCGCGGGCATGGGCTTGCTGCCGGCCCTGTCCATGCTGCCGGCCATTCTGGTCGCTGCCGGCAATGTGTTCGTCCTGGTCGGCCTGTACACGCTGGAGCCGAACCAGGCAGCCGTCCTGAGCCTGTTCGGCAAGTACGTCGGCACGGTCAAGGACCCGGGGATGCGCTGGAACAGCCCCTTCTACGCCAAGCGCCGGGTCAGCCAGCGCGTGCGCAATTTCGAAAGCGGACGGCTCAAGGTCAATGAACTGGACGGCAGCCCGATCGAGATCGCCGCGGTGATCGTGTGGCAGGTGCTCGATGCCTCCGAGGCCGTGTACAACGTGGACGACTACGAAAGCTTCGTGCATATCCAGTCGGAAGCGGCATTGCGCGCGATGGCCACCAGCTACCCTTACGACCAGCACGAAGAAGGCCAGATTTCGCTACGCAGCCACCCGTCCGAAATCAGCGAACAGCTCAAGCGGCACCTGGACGAACGGCTTACCCAGGCCGGCGTGGACGTGATCGAAGCACGCATCAGCCATCTGGCCTATGCACCGGAGATCGCCCAGGCCATGCTGCAGCGCCAGCAGGCCAACGCGGTGATCGCCGCACGCACACGCATCGTGGCGGGCGCGGTGGGCATGGTCGAAATGGCGCTGGCCGAGCTGCAGAAGAATGGCGTAGTGCAGCTGGACGAAGAGCGCAAGGCGCACATGGTCAGCAACCTGCTTACCGTGTTGTGTTCTGATCGCGGGACCCAACCGGTGGTCAACGCCGGCTCGCTGTATTGA
- a CDS encoding SRPBCC family protein, with the protein MTRIIEFLIALGIVAGLFVVVGLVLPSERQMSESVETNRRMTIVYDTVNSFRRFKDWNPLVLRDPKIQLKLAGPEEGKGARVEYSSNEGYIGNGSWEIKNTVKNERVEIAIEDPTKGYDKVTNFTLAPTGKNNKNVKITQDYSVKYGWNLFGRYAGLYVSRHVGDDLKLGLSRLATVLATVPNFDYRAQLDGKPVLSDLKIVDVPAEDLLVVTAGNIDRDNETIKKSIKDNQEWIKRVMDANGLEAAGPVRIVTTDFATDKYAFDVVQPVRKRAGGAPKADAKTDTAKAGAKKDDAAAAAPVDATPVAATGEELKLNIPSEAPVKYQRTPAHRSAFATYAGHMAGLDAVRNSLRAWAATSGMDVTERPYESWKGGVDKSFTQDGTYDVYWAIK; encoded by the coding sequence ATGACCCGTATTATCGAGTTCCTGATCGCCTTGGGGATCGTGGCTGGCTTGTTTGTCGTGGTGGGCTTGGTGTTGCCCTCGGAGCGGCAGATGTCCGAGAGTGTTGAGACCAACCGCAGAATGACGATTGTTTACGACACCGTGAACAGCTTCCGTCGGTTCAAGGATTGGAACCCGCTTGTGCTGCGCGACCCGAAGATCCAGCTGAAGCTGGCCGGCCCGGAAGAGGGCAAGGGCGCACGCGTCGAATACAGCTCCAACGAGGGCTACATCGGCAACGGCAGCTGGGAAATCAAAAACACCGTCAAGAACGAGCGTGTCGAGATCGCGATCGAAGATCCCACCAAGGGCTACGACAAGGTCACCAATTTCACTCTGGCGCCGACCGGCAAGAACAACAAGAACGTCAAGATCACCCAGGACTACAGCGTCAAGTACGGCTGGAACCTGTTCGGTCGCTACGCCGGCCTGTATGTCAGCCGCCACGTGGGCGACGACCTGAAGCTGGGTCTGTCGCGTCTGGCCACCGTACTGGCCACCGTGCCGAACTTCGACTACCGCGCGCAGCTGGATGGCAAGCCGGTGTTGAGCGATCTCAAGATCGTCGACGTGCCGGCCGAAGACCTGCTGGTCGTCACCGCGGGCAATATCGACCGCGACAACGAGACGATCAAGAAGTCGATCAAGGACAACCAGGAGTGGATCAAGCGCGTGATGGACGCCAATGGTCTGGAAGCGGCTGGTCCGGTCCGTATCGTCACCACCGACTTCGCCACCGACAAGTACGCGTTCGACGTCGTGCAGCCGGTCCGCAAGCGTGCCGGTGGTGCGCCGAAGGCCGATGCCAAGACCGACACCGCCAAGGCCGGTGCCAAGAAGGATGACGCGGCAGCCGCTGCTCCGGTCGATGCGACTCCGGTCGCTGCCACCGGCGAAGAACTGAAGCTCAATATTCCGTCCGAGGCACCGGTGAAGTACCAGCGTACTCCGGCGCACCGTTCGGCCTTTGCGACCTATGCAGGTCACATGGCTGGTCTGGATGCCGTGCGTAACTCGCTGCGCGCCTGGGCTGCCACCAGCGGCATGGACGTGACCGAGCGTCCGTACGAAAGCTGGAAGGGCGGCGTGGACAAGTCGTTCACCCAGGACGGTACCTATGATGTCTACTGGGCCATCAAGTAA
- a CDS encoding sensor histidine kinase: MLGYLSHTRVLRFAGLFTWAMIAMPLVFIYWAPAEDGDHRSVMEAAMMSAFFVGFGASYFWLTRGLSSGGHAHWYDRLILLLLTICALAVSYLTRTGLGSILMMVAAGVIPWLLPLRVGVVWLVLSQLAVLPVYHLLLGFPVSGALMQSLLYGGFSMFIFVTSLVARQQAEAREEQRRLNAELRATRALLAESARINERTRISRELHDLLGHHLTALSLNLEVAGHITEGQAQEHVRQAHTLAKLLLTDVREAVSQLRDSGAIDLEAALRPLVTQVPSLDIHLDIAQPLTLDDPERAHVLLRCTQEIITNAVRHAGARNLWIQVRRDAETVLIDARDDGHGADAVAPGNGLRGMRERLSQYGGQLEIQTRRGDGFGLRISVPGAPALMPAAVTQGVF, from the coding sequence ATGTTGGGATACCTCAGTCATACGCGCGTCCTGCGCTTTGCCGGCCTGTTCACCTGGGCAATGATCGCCATGCCGTTGGTGTTCATCTACTGGGCGCCCGCCGAGGACGGCGACCACCGCAGTGTGATGGAGGCGGCGATGATGTCGGCGTTCTTCGTCGGCTTCGGGGCCAGCTATTTCTGGTTGACGCGCGGCCTGAGCAGCGGTGGCCATGCCCACTGGTACGACCGGCTGATCCTGCTGCTGCTCACGATCTGCGCGCTCGCGGTGAGCTACCTCACCCGGACCGGGCTCGGCAGCATCCTCATGATGGTGGCGGCCGGCGTGATCCCCTGGCTGTTGCCGCTGCGCGTCGGCGTGGTCTGGCTGGTGCTGAGCCAGTTGGCCGTGCTTCCGGTCTACCACCTGTTGCTGGGGTTTCCGGTCTCCGGCGCGCTGATGCAGTCGCTGCTCTACGGCGGCTTTTCGATGTTCATCTTCGTCACCAGCCTGGTGGCCCGCCAGCAGGCAGAAGCCCGCGAGGAACAGCGCCGGCTCAACGCCGAACTGCGTGCCACCCGTGCGCTGCTGGCCGAAAGCGCGCGCATCAACGAACGCACCCGCATCTCGCGCGAGCTGCACGACCTGCTGGGGCATCACCTGACCGCGCTCAGCCTCAACCTGGAGGTGGCCGGCCACATCACCGAAGGCCAGGCCCAGGAGCATGTGCGCCAGGCGCATACCCTGGCCAAGCTGCTGCTCACCGACGTGCGCGAAGCGGTCAGCCAGTTGCGCGACAGCGGCGCGATCGACCTGGAAGCGGCGCTGCGGCCGCTGGTCACCCAGGTGCCGTCGCTGGACATCCACCTGGACATCGCCCAGCCGCTGACCCTGGACGACCCCGAGCGCGCCCATGTGCTGCTGCGTTGCACCCAGGAGATCATCACCAATGCGGTGCGCCACGCTGGCGCGCGTAACCTGTGGATCCAGGTGCGGCGCGATGCGGAGACGGTGTTGATCGATGCCCGCGACGATGGCCATGGCGCCGATGCGGTGGCGCCCGGCAACGGCTTGCGCGGCATGCGTGAGCGGCTCAGCCAGTATGGTGGGCAGCTGGAAATCCAAACCCGGCGGGGTGACGGCTTCGGCCTGCGCATCTCCGTTCCAGGCGCGCCGGCACTGATGCCTGCGGCCGTGACTCAAGGAGTGTTTTGA
- the minD gene encoding septum site-determining protein MinD: protein MAEIIVVTSGKGGVGKTTTSASLACGLARRGKKVAVIDFDVGLRNLDLIMGCERRVVYDFVNVVHGEATLKQSLIKDKRFENLYVLAASQTRDKDALTQEGVEKVLKDLAADGFDYIVCDSPAGIEKGAFLAMYFADRAVVVVNPEVSSVRDSDRIIGLLDSKTRKAEEGKAVPAFLLLTRYSPGRVEGGEMLSITDVEEVLGLKAIGVIPESGDVLNASNKGEPVILDAESPAGQAYDDAVARIMGEERPMRFTSVEKKGFFSKLFGG from the coding sequence TTGGCTGAAATCATCGTAGTCACCTCCGGCAAGGGCGGCGTCGGCAAGACCACCACCAGCGCGAGCCTGGCCTGCGGGCTGGCGCGGCGCGGCAAGAAGGTCGCCGTCATCGACTTCGACGTCGGCCTGCGCAACCTGGACCTGATCATGGGCTGCGAGCGGCGCGTGGTGTACGACTTCGTCAACGTCGTGCATGGCGAAGCCACGCTCAAGCAATCGCTGATCAAGGACAAGCGGTTCGAGAACCTGTACGTCCTGGCCGCCTCGCAGACCCGCGACAAGGACGCGCTGACCCAGGAAGGCGTGGAGAAGGTGCTCAAGGACCTGGCCGCCGACGGCTTCGACTACATCGTCTGCGACTCGCCGGCCGGTATCGAAAAAGGCGCGTTCCTGGCGATGTACTTCGCCGACCGTGCGGTGGTGGTGGTGAACCCGGAAGTGTCCTCGGTGCGCGACTCCGACCGCATCATCGGCCTGCTCGATTCCAAGACCCGCAAGGCCGAGGAAGGCAAGGCGGTGCCGGCGTTCCTGCTGCTGACCCGCTACAGCCCCGGCCGCGTGGAAGGCGGCGAGATGCTCAGCATCACCGACGTGGAAGAAGTGCTGGGTCTGAAGGCGATCGGCGTCATTCCCGAATCCGGCGACGTGCTCAACGCCTCCAACAAGGGCGAACCGGTGATCCTGGATGCCGAGTCCCCGGCCGGCCAGGCGTATGACGACGCAGTCGCCCGCATCATGGGCGAGGAGCGCCCGATGCGATTCACATCCGTGGAGAAGAAAGGCTTCTTCAGCAAGCTGTTCGGAGGGTAA
- a CDS encoding M15 family metallopeptidase, whose protein sequence is MRPTPTLLLNTTSIELLPAALMRAHGNADARVLAQADWLLRRKRDGRYLAAQLAHGLMPLIPRLAREPGLDAALDRLQAAAARMQQPHGATLMVDGLQRRLSQLGLDTDGYQQQTGLQLIAEPATLHLSGRDRFGRPLWLSAGAARAWRLMRAAALRTDIVLDAISGYRSHDYQLGIFERKFGRGLTLDQILAVNAAPGFSEHHSGDALDIGTPGEPPAEESFESTAAFAWLSQHAPHFGYRLSYPRHNPHGIVYEPWHWRWHAA, encoded by the coding sequence ATGCGCCCGACCCCGACCCTGCTGCTCAACACCACCAGCATCGAGTTGCTGCCCGCCGCCTTGATGCGCGCCCACGGCAACGCCGACGCCCGCGTACTGGCACAGGCCGACTGGCTGCTGCGGCGCAAGCGCGACGGACGTTATCTGGCCGCGCAGCTGGCACACGGCCTCATGCCGCTGATACCGCGGCTGGCACGCGAGCCCGGGCTGGACGCGGCGCTGGACCGGCTGCAGGCCGCCGCTGCCCGCATGCAACAGCCGCACGGCGCAACGCTGATGGTCGACGGCCTGCAACGCCGCCTGAGCCAACTCGGGCTGGATACAGACGGTTATCAGCAACAAACCGGCCTGCAGCTGATCGCCGAGCCGGCGACGTTGCACCTTTCCGGGCGCGATCGCTTCGGCCGGCCACTATGGCTCAGCGCAGGCGCGGCGCGTGCATGGCGCCTGATGCGTGCGGCAGCGCTGCGAACGGACATCGTGCTGGATGCCATCTCCGGCTATCGCAGCCACGATTACCAACTTGGCATCTTCGAGCGCAAGTTCGGCCGCGGACTCACCCTGGATCAGATCCTGGCAGTCAACGCCGCCCCTGGTTTCAGCGAGCACCACAGCGGCGACGCGCTGGATATCGGCACCCCGGGCGAACCGCCGGCCGAAGAATCGTTCGAGTCCACCGCGGCGTTTGCCTGGCTGAGCCAGCATGCGCCGCATTTCGGCTATCGCCTGAGCTACCCGCGCCACAACCCGCATGGCATCGTCTACGAGCCGTGGCACTGGCGCTGGCATGCGGCTTGA